TCACGTTTCGGCCTAGGCATCGAACGGCTCCTGGGTGAGTGGGGCGATCACAAACAATATAGCAATCCACGATCGATCGTCCAGCACTAGGTGGGTGGCACCATTCAAAAAGGAGCGGTGGATCGTCGCGTGTGGACGAACTTGCTCGCTGCGGAAACTTCCCGGAAGAATCACCCAATCTTCACACACTCGGTTTTCCCGACAAATCACGCTTGCCGGACTACCAATTCGATCGTGGAGTGCGAACGGATTGGCCCTTGTCCCACTCCGCTCATTGCGTCTGAAATCGGACGAAGTAGCTTTTCTGTCGACAGCTATCAATCGCCTCACACGGCTAAACCATTCGCTCAGCCAACGATGCGATCGGAGCCACCACCCGCTGATAGGATGAACCGACCGATGAGTACCGATCAAGAAACCGAACATATTCACGACGCATGGCTTGAGTCTCTAGACGAAGAGCTGGAAATTGAGTTGGACGATCAGCGTTTGGATGCCCATCCAAACAACGAACGACCGACTGCAGAATCAGCAGCAGCTTTGAAAGGCGAGCGGCTAAAGTACTTCCGCGAACTACTGAAGTTGCAACGCGAACTCGTCAAGCTTCAGGACTGGGTCGTTGAAAAGAAAGAAAAGATCGTCGTGCTCTTCGAAGGTCGCGATGCGGCTGGGAAAGGCGGCGCGATTAAACGCATTACCCAACGACTGAACCCTCGAATTTGCCGCGTCGCCGCGCTGCCAGCTCCAAGCGACCGCGAACAAACCCAGTGGTATTTCCAACGGTACGTCAGCCACCTACCCGCCGGCGGTGAGATCGTTTTGTTCGATCGCAGTTGGTACAACCGCGCGGGCGTCGAACGCGTGATGGGATTCTGCACGGACGATCAATACGAAGACTTCCTGGAAACAGTCCCCACGTTCGAGCGAATGCTGGCGGACTCTGGAATTCGTTTGCTGAAGTACTGGTTCTCGATCTCCGACCAAGAACAAAAGGCTCGCTTTGAGGCCCGCATTCACGACCCACTGAAACAGTGGAAATTGAGCCCGATGGACTTGCAATCACGAAAACGATGGGAGCAGTACACCAAGGCGAAAGAAATCATGTTGCAACGCACTCATCATGCCGACGCACCCTGGTGGATCATCAATGGCGACGACAAAAAATCAGCTCGGTTGAACTGCATCCACCACTTCCTTGACCAGATCCCTTATCAAGAGATCCCGCGGCCCACCATCGAATTACCCGAACGCAAATGTTCGGATGACTACAGCCGCAAGCCCGTCGCTGACCAACTCATCGTCCCAGAGATCTACTAGGTTACTCAGCTACTGAGCGAAAGATTTACTGGGTGGTAGATCTATCGAGCAATATCAAACGCAGCCTGCAGCGAACCCGATCGCTTTATGAGGTCCAAACCACATCATTTAATTTGGCATGACCAACACGGGTACGAAGTTAGGCATCCTACCGAAACAACCTGTCGCCTTTGCAGCAGCCGACCGTGGAACGCAGCTCATCCTGAACTCTAGGGAGCTACCGAACTTCTTTCGGGGCGGTTCCTTCGACTTAGGACAGGATCACTTCGCTGGCTTCGGCCAGCAGGTTAACGACCTTGTCGATCTGCTCGCGGCTGGTCGTCCAACCCACCGAGAAGCGAAGCGTGCGGCCGATCTGCTTTTCGGTTCGGCCGATCGCACGAAGCGTGCGAGTCATCTCATCCGGCGGACTGATCGACTGTGCCGACGCGACCACGATCTGTCTCGCCGCTTTTTGCAACCGCCGAGCTTCACAGCCCATCTCGATACAAATCGTGTTAGGCAAGCGATCATGATGCTCGGACAAAACCGTGACGCGCCCATCCAGAGTGGATCGCAGGCCATCAATCAAGCGTTCGCACAACTCGTTCAGCGTGGCTTGAGCTTCATCGACGCAACGAGCCGTCAGCGACGCCGCAGCGCCAAGCCCAACGATGCCAGGCACATTCTCGCTGCCCGCTCGCAGTCCCATCTCACGAGATTCACCATAGGAAATCGGATGCAAGTCCAACCCGCGACGGACGAACAACGCACCAGCTCCTTTGGGGCCGTAGATTTTATGCGCCGTCAATGACAACGTATCAACACGCAGTATGTTGACGTCAATTGGGATGCGTCCCACGGCAGCGGTCGCATCACAATGCACACGGATGCCACGGTTGTGACAAAGATCCGCCAACTTTCGGATCGGCTGGATCGTACCCAAGACAGGATTGGCTAGCTGCAAACAAGCCAGATGAGTTGTTTCGCGGAATCGAGATTCAAAAGCTTCCGGCGAAACAATTCCATATTCGTTGCAAGGAACAGTCTCGACCTCCCAACCCAGAAGCCGAAGCTGACGCGACGCAGCGATGACCGACTCGTCCTCAACTTCAGAAACCAAGGCATGGGGCGTCGGGCCATCCCCATTGCATGGATAGTGGCTGATCAAGTCCGAAGGCAGACCTCCGGATCGACAAACCATCGCGGCCCCCAGCACGCCCAAGTTGTTGGCCTCGGTACCACCGCTGGTGAAGACCACCTCAAAAGGGTCGCACCCCAACAGCATCGAGACACCTTCGCGCGCATTCTCCACGGCTTCACTCACCGCCGACGCATGCACATGGGACTGCGAAGGCAACATGAAGTGTGTCGACCAGAACGCCTGCATGGACTCAATCACCGAAGGGGCGACAGGCGTGGTGCGGTTGAAGTCGAGATAGATCAGCGACACGAGTAAACAATTCGGGATGCAGGTGAGAATACAGTCTCACCAGACTAACTACGGGCCTCACGCATTCCAGCGAAAGGCGTTCACCGAGACTTCTTTTTTTGGTCTTTTGCCATCTGCTTCATCTTCTTGACTTGATCCTCAGCAACAACCCAACCGCGGCAGTTTCTGGCCCCACACTGGCACTTTGGGTTCCAATCAAAGGCTTCCCATGCGTAGTCAAATGTCAACTGAGTCTCAGGTTCGATGTTGCAAATCGCAACAACCCCCAAGGAAAACTCCGTCAACTGAACCAGCTCGCAGTTTGGGCTGCAGGAGTGATT
This genomic interval from Neorhodopirellula lusitana contains the following:
- the ppk2 gene encoding polyphosphate kinase 2, which produces MSTDQETEHIHDAWLESLDEELEIELDDQRLDAHPNNERPTAESAAALKGERLKYFRELLKLQRELVKLQDWVVEKKEKIVVLFEGRDAAGKGGAIKRITQRLNPRICRVAALPAPSDREQTQWYFQRYVSHLPAGGEIVLFDRSWYNRAGVERVMGFCTDDQYEDFLETVPTFERMLADSGIRLLKYWFSISDQEQKARFEARIHDPLKQWKLSPMDLQSRKRWEQYTKAKEIMLQRTHHADAPWWIINGDDKKSARLNCIHHFLDQIPYQEIPRPTIELPERKCSDDYSRKPVADQLIVPEIY
- a CDS encoding cysteine desulfurase family protein; its protein translation is MSLIYLDFNRTTPVAPSVIESMQAFWSTHFMLPSQSHVHASAVSEAVENAREGVSMLLGCDPFEVVFTSGGTEANNLGVLGAAMVCRSGGLPSDLISHYPCNGDGPTPHALVSEVEDESVIAASRQLRLLGWEVETVPCNEYGIVSPEAFESRFRETTHLACLQLANPVLGTIQPIRKLADLCHNRGIRVHCDATAAVGRIPIDVNILRVDTLSLTAHKIYGPKGAGALFVRRGLDLHPISYGESREMGLRAGSENVPGIVGLGAAASLTARCVDEAQATLNELCERLIDGLRSTLDGRVTVLSEHHDRLPNTICIEMGCEARRLQKAARQIVVASAQSISPPDEMTRTLRAIGRTEKQIGRTLRFSVGWTTSREQIDKVVNLLAEASEVILS